A genomic stretch from Spongiibacter nanhainus includes:
- a CDS encoding cytochrome P450, producing the protein MTTNTQSTHTPLMLAEPDNFLEGFPHEVFSELRANNPVCWSEWSGGSGFWSLTTYEDVGFAGSNPKIFSSASENGGHRIFEEQLSGVASTGINNDTPVGAPFISRDAPLQTEQRVPVMRSVSSTRLKDMSQRIRQRVQRLLDTAMESTHIEWVEQVSAPIPIKTLAELMDMPADMEGKLYEWTNALIGEDDPGFRQSPEYMNQVTTEIAEYFVGLRNQRMDSDRSDVVTMLSKDRSGKEVPVEDFIANIFLVLVGGNETTRNSISGGMVAFAQHPEQWELLKQHPELIPNAVNEIVRWVSPVMHMRRTLMEDYTLHGVTLRKGDKVLLWYPCANRDESVWSDPHRFDISRDIIKHRGFGAGAHICVGSRLAELQIGIFLEELIARCDHFQIDGEVTRIRSNFICGIKSLPLRLTWK; encoded by the coding sequence ATGACTACCAACACACAATCAACACACACGCCCCTCATGCTGGCAGAGCCCGATAATTTTTTGGAGGGCTTCCCCCACGAGGTGTTTTCAGAGCTGCGCGCCAACAACCCGGTCTGCTGGAGCGAGTGGTCGGGGGGCAGCGGCTTCTGGTCACTAACCACTTACGAAGATGTCGGATTTGCAGGGAGCAACCCCAAAATATTCTCGTCGGCCAGTGAAAACGGCGGCCACCGCATTTTCGAAGAGCAGCTGTCAGGCGTTGCCAGCACAGGGATCAACAACGATACACCAGTGGGCGCTCCGTTTATTTCCCGGGATGCACCGCTACAGACCGAGCAACGGGTGCCGGTAATGCGCTCGGTATCGAGCACGCGGCTCAAAGACATGTCTCAGCGGATCCGTCAGCGGGTGCAGCGCTTGCTGGATACCGCCATGGAATCCACTCACATCGAATGGGTAGAGCAGGTATCCGCTCCCATTCCCATCAAGACACTGGCCGAGCTAATGGATATGCCGGCGGATATGGAAGGCAAGCTCTACGAGTGGACTAATGCGCTGATCGGCGAAGACGATCCGGGCTTCCGCCAATCCCCCGAATACATGAATCAGGTCACCACGGAAATCGCCGAGTACTTCGTCGGCTTGCGCAATCAACGCATGGATAGTGATCGCAGTGACGTGGTCACCATGTTGAGCAAGGACCGAAGCGGTAAGGAAGTCCCCGTCGAGGATTTTATTGCCAACATTTTCCTGGTGTTGGTTGGCGGGAACGAAACCACCCGCAACTCAATATCCGGTGGCATGGTGGCCTTTGCCCAGCACCCGGAACAGTGGGAGCTGCTCAAGCAGCATCCGGAGCTGATCCCCAATGCCGTCAACGAAATCGTCCGCTGGGTGTCGCCGGTCATGCATATGCGTCGCACGCTAATGGAGGACTACACCCTCCACGGCGTCACCCTGCGCAAAGGCGACAAGGTACTACTGTGGTACCCCTGTGCAAATCGCGATGAATCGGTATGGAGTGACCCTCATCGCTTTGATATCAGCCGCGACATTATCAAGCATCGCGGGTTTGGCGCCGGTGCCCATATCTGCGTTGGCAGTCGTCTAGCAGAGCTACAGATCGGTATTTTCCTCGAGGAGCTGATCGCCCGCTGCGATCACTTCCAGATTGATGGCGAGGTTACCCGGATTCGTTCCAACTTTATTTGCGGTATCAAATCGCTGCCGCTCCGTCTCACCTGGAAGTAA
- a CDS encoding TonB-dependent receptor, protein MKNKPLFTPLLLSTLVSTLSSLPAHAQSGGKSRLLEEVVVTAQKRTENAQDVPIAIQAFSGESLDARGVDDPTDLQRVTPGLTVTQAVGFTLIYLRGIGTDAFLLGDPSVAYYIDNIYFPFSQGLAQEFGDVERVEVLKGPQGTLFGRNAVGGAVNVHTAKPTFDDFYGKAEIAAGNFDSKKSKLSLNVPLTDWAALGVSGFYNERDFYQGESIDNPPRSLDPILTRALRVKLRVQPSDSLDLTFTGLKYKSNGAGTLFQSNAAPSLLAELAGVEAQTGYDSRVDSEVDQSIDNEVYYADINWYGTLFDVRLMGSDQLIDTSAVYDYDGSPQPLVHFAGPRLFADVQSAELQLLSNDAAPAWMKWIVGGYFFQSESGYDGGLLQSVTAVDNLKNGLDGLLTSLPDIVGTPLGDTIGGLTGLLDGLPSGSIYAFGQIGTESIAYFSQATVDFTDWMSLTLGARYQEEERYIIEAYNAVANEDGSSTPIFPVDPDSNLKSNTTYSFSPKVSLEFRPDLAGEPLIYVSYQEAVKSATYNPLKVLQEVDFVKPEETKAYEIGIKGSAFDGLINYSAAVFKYEIDNQHVQFVSLLNGGVVTFENAEEAEVEGADFDITAQLLPSVIDDLVVTLGGAYLNAEFTKFTDGSGFDETTGVFSAGNDFSGNDISRSPKVTFTGTLSKTWFYDNGEFEIAGDYYYNSGFFYTAQNVKSAEQESYDLVGARISYLYTPWQLRGTLFGNNILDEKYTIGVLQADFGTNISLGSPATYGVKLKWEF, encoded by the coding sequence ATGAAAAATAAGCCGTTATTTACTCCCTTGCTATTGAGCACCCTGGTTTCAACGCTATCCTCATTACCTGCGCATGCCCAGAGCGGTGGCAAATCCCGCCTTCTAGAAGAGGTCGTCGTCACGGCGCAAAAGCGAACGGAAAATGCCCAGGATGTCCCCATCGCTATTCAGGCATTCAGTGGTGAATCGTTGGATGCCAGAGGCGTCGACGACCCTACAGACCTACAGCGTGTTACCCCAGGCCTTACGGTCACCCAGGCAGTGGGCTTTACCTTGATCTACCTGCGCGGTATTGGCACCGACGCGTTTTTGCTGGGCGACCCCTCGGTGGCTTACTACATCGACAATATCTACTTCCCTTTTTCTCAGGGTCTTGCCCAAGAATTTGGCGACGTGGAAAGGGTAGAAGTATTGAAGGGCCCACAAGGAACGCTGTTCGGTCGCAACGCTGTTGGCGGCGCTGTAAATGTTCATACCGCCAAGCCAACCTTTGACGATTTCTACGGAAAAGCTGAAATTGCGGCTGGTAATTTTGATAGCAAAAAATCGAAACTGTCTCTGAATGTGCCACTAACCGATTGGGCTGCCCTCGGAGTGTCTGGCTTTTACAACGAGCGAGACTTCTATCAGGGTGAATCCATCGACAACCCGCCCAGATCGCTGGACCCGATACTGACTCGAGCATTGCGAGTCAAGTTGCGGGTACAACCCAGCGACAGCCTCGATCTCACCTTTACCGGACTCAAGTACAAGTCCAACGGCGCAGGCACTTTGTTCCAATCCAACGCCGCCCCCAGCCTACTGGCTGAGCTAGCCGGAGTAGAGGCTCAGACGGGTTATGACTCTCGGGTTGATTCTGAAGTGGATCAATCTATCGACAACGAAGTGTACTACGCCGATATAAACTGGTACGGCACACTGTTTGATGTGCGCCTAATGGGCAGTGACCAGCTCATCGATACCAGCGCGGTATACGACTATGATGGCTCGCCCCAGCCTCTGGTTCACTTTGCCGGGCCACGGCTATTTGCCGATGTGCAGTCTGCGGAATTGCAGCTCTTGTCCAACGATGCCGCTCCGGCCTGGATGAAGTGGATTGTCGGCGGCTATTTCTTTCAGAGTGAGTCAGGCTACGACGGCGGTTTGCTGCAATCGGTCACCGCCGTGGATAATTTGAAAAACGGGCTGGACGGATTATTGACCAGCCTGCCGGATATTGTCGGCACGCCCCTGGGCGATACTATCGGCGGTCTGACCGGGCTACTGGATGGCCTGCCCTCCGGCAGCATCTATGCCTTCGGCCAGATCGGCACAGAGTCTATTGCATACTTCTCCCAGGCAACGGTGGATTTCACCGACTGGATGTCTTTGACACTTGGCGCGCGCTACCAGGAAGAAGAGCGCTACATTATTGAGGCCTACAATGCGGTCGCCAATGAGGACGGCAGCAGCACCCCCATCTTCCCGGTTGACCCTGACTCCAACCTCAAGAGCAATACCACTTACAGCTTTAGCCCAAAGGTCTCCCTGGAATTCCGTCCCGACCTTGCTGGCGAACCACTGATCTACGTGAGCTACCAGGAGGCCGTAAAAAGCGCCACCTACAATCCGCTCAAAGTTCTGCAGGAAGTGGACTTCGTTAAACCAGAAGAAACCAAGGCCTACGAAATCGGTATCAAGGGCAGCGCTTTTGACGGCCTGATCAACTACTCCGCGGCCGTATTCAAATACGAAATCGACAACCAACACGTTCAATTCGTCTCTCTGCTAAACGGCGGTGTGGTGACATTTGAGAATGCAGAAGAGGCCGAAGTCGAAGGTGCCGATTTCGATATCACAGCACAGCTGTTGCCATCAGTGATCGATGACTTGGTGGTAACCCTCGGTGGCGCCTATCTCAACGCCGAGTTCACTAAATTCACTGACGGTAGCGGGTTCGATGAAACCACTGGCGTTTTTTCCGCCGGCAATGATTTCTCTGGCAACGATATCTCTCGATCCCCGAAGGTGACCTTCACCGGTACGCTGTCCAAAACCTGGTTTTACGACAATGGTGAGTTCGAAATCGCAGGTGATTACTACTACAACAGTGGCTTTTTCTACACCGCACAAAACGTGAAATCGGCAGAGCAAGAGTCTTATGACCTCGTGGGCGCACGCATCAGCTATCTCTACACACCCTGGCAGCTGCGCGGCACGCTATTCGGCAATAACATTCTCGATGAGAAATACACTATCGGAGTACTACAGGCCGACTTCGGTACCAATATTTCACTTGGCTCTCCCGCGACTTACGGCGTCAAGCTGAAGTGGGAATTTTAA
- a CDS encoding TetR/AcrR family transcriptional regulator encodes MSKTAAKSAATNIAKEREKRRKKISVDKKLLLAMETLLENGEEFSTTTIDRLSVTAGISRATFYLNYRDKADLVTHLFEQVRIEIIESAGQWFVSAGDTTFEDIRETIRGILSTYREHYVVLAALHQTAQTNPEVAKLSRDMRDGLVAASVKAAQELEAAGRGNAHAGPVVATLLTLAIDNVSTLQPELLDKENFDNTCDAWAHITWSSLASKDVQP; translated from the coding sequence ATGTCGAAAACAGCAGCGAAATCCGCAGCTACCAATATTGCTAAGGAGCGGGAAAAGCGCCGTAAGAAAATTAGCGTCGATAAGAAACTGCTGTTGGCGATGGAAACCTTGCTGGAAAACGGCGAGGAATTTTCCACCACCACGATTGATCGCCTCTCGGTAACTGCGGGGATTTCCCGAGCGACGTTCTACTTGAACTACCGGGACAAGGCGGACTTGGTCACCCATTTGTTTGAGCAGGTTCGTATTGAAATTATCGAGTCGGCTGGGCAGTGGTTTGTCAGTGCCGGGGATACCACGTTTGAAGATATTCGAGAAACTATCCGGGGGATTCTCAGCACCTACAGAGAGCACTACGTGGTGCTGGCGGCGCTACATCAAACCGCGCAAACCAACCCTGAGGTGGCAAAGTTATCCCGGGATATGCGTGACGGCTTGGTCGCGGCCAGTGTCAAAGCCGCGCAGGAGCTGGAAGCGGCTGGTCGAGGTAATGCGCACGCCGGACCGGTGGTGGCGACCTTGCTGACCTTGGCAATTGATAACGTCAGCACTTTGCAGCCGGAGCTGCTCGATAAGGAAAACTTTGATAACACCTGCGACGCGTGGGCGCACATAACCTGGTCGTCGCTGGCCAGCAAAGACGTTCAACCCTGA
- a CDS encoding AraC family transcriptional regulator translates to MTAISSSSSTLDSLQNAMAETIIERVHETQDWITPIPDLLFFRRDEATEPCACMVDPSIVLVVQGSKKMLVGENDYLYDLSNFLVNSLNLPAKSQVVDADHNRPCVGLVIKLDLRMLSELISQGGLPPAREVDRSKSIGLGTMTPAILSPIKRLLDLLDEPGAIPVLAPLIQREIHYRLLQSDQAHLLRQIASVDSHSYRIAKAIEWLKSNFGKPLRVEDLAAQVQMSNPTFYHHFRQLTNMSPLQYQKWLRLNEANRLMLNEHLDASSAGFEVGYESASQFSREYSRLFGSPPKRHIENLRKQAS, encoded by the coding sequence ATGACCGCGATTAGTAGTAGCTCAAGTACACTGGACTCGCTTCAGAACGCGATGGCAGAGACCATCATCGAGCGGGTCCACGAAACGCAAGATTGGATCACCCCTATTCCCGATCTGCTATTTTTCCGAAGGGATGAAGCCACCGAACCCTGCGCCTGCATGGTCGACCCCAGCATTGTGCTGGTGGTCCAAGGCAGCAAGAAAATGCTGGTTGGGGAAAACGACTATCTGTATGACTTGTCTAACTTTTTGGTTAACTCATTGAACCTGCCGGCAAAATCGCAGGTTGTCGACGCGGACCACAATCGCCCCTGCGTTGGCTTGGTGATCAAACTCGACCTGCGTATGCTCTCCGAACTTATTAGCCAGGGTGGCTTACCTCCTGCAAGGGAGGTGGATCGCAGTAAAAGTATCGGCCTTGGCACCATGACGCCGGCGATCTTGTCGCCCATCAAGCGACTGCTGGACCTATTGGATGAGCCGGGGGCCATACCAGTCCTGGCTCCCCTCATTCAGAGGGAAATACACTACCGACTACTACAGAGCGACCAAGCCCACCTGTTGCGGCAAATTGCCTCTGTGGACAGCCACAGCTACCGTATCGCCAAGGCCATCGAATGGCTGAAATCAAACTTTGGCAAGCCTCTGCGGGTGGAGGATCTGGCCGCCCAGGTGCAGATGAGCAACCCGACTTTCTACCATCACTTTCGGCAGCTCACCAACATGAGTCCACTGCAATACCAGAAGTGGCTGCGGCTAAACGAAGCGAATCGTCTAATGCTCAATGAGCACCTAGATGCGTCCAGTGCTGGATTTGAGGTCGGCTACGAAAGCGCCTCGCAGTTTAGTAGGGAATACAGCCGGCTGTTTGGCTCTCCGCCCAAACGGCATATTGAAAATCTTCGCAAACAGGCGAGCTAA
- a CDS encoding cupin domain-containing protein, giving the protein MKKILRMLRIALATSSMSLASAEVSKPATNELIVTRNGSQASIAGPENWFTGDARIDPIHLNARPPSRLTSALVTFEPGARTNWHKHPLGQLLIVTSGKGWTQVEGGERVTIHAGDTVWCPPDKKHWHGATSETAMSHFAVQEKKDGSNVVWLEPVSEQQYSK; this is encoded by the coding sequence ATGAAGAAAATACTACGGATGTTGAGAATTGCACTGGCGACATCTTCGATGTCCTTAGCCAGTGCTGAAGTCAGTAAACCTGCGACCAATGAACTGATTGTTACACGAAATGGGTCCCAGGCTTCCATCGCCGGTCCGGAAAATTGGTTTACTGGCGACGCCAGGATTGACCCTATTCATTTGAATGCCAGGCCGCCATCGAGACTGACTTCAGCATTGGTCACCTTCGAGCCAGGGGCACGAACCAACTGGCATAAGCACCCCCTTGGTCAGCTGCTTATCGTTACCAGTGGTAAAGGATGGACCCAAGTCGAGGGAGGAGAGAGAGTCACTATTCATGCCGGCGATACGGTGTGGTGTCCCCCGGATAAAAAACATTGGCACGGAGCAACGAGTGAGACTGCTATGAGCCACTTCGCTGTGCAGGAGAAAAAAGATGGCTCCAACGTGGTTTGGTTAGAGCCGGTCTCAGAGCAGCAATACTCGAAATGA
- a CDS encoding alpha/beta hydrolase: MIENNDRNEITEPQLGRRSVLKAAAGVAAIGLATSVQAAPASAPPSITSEWDKTFPKSPKVDHKKVTFKNRYGITLVGDLYQPKDTEASLAAIAVSGPFGAVKEQSSGLYAQTLAERGFVTLAFDPSYTGESGGEPRNVASPDINTEDFSAAVDFLGLHSKVDRDRIGMLGICGWGGMALNAAAVDKRVKAVAASTMYDMSRVMANGYNDSMTLAERTKLLQSLGKQRWADAEAGNPAVGPVSLELEGGEPQFVVEYAGYYKSKERGFHPRAINSNGSWTLTNPLSFMNMPLLSYIEEIAPRPLLLIHGEKAHSRYFSETAFAAAIEPKELVIVKGANHVDLYDQLEKIPFDKMTAFFKENLA, encoded by the coding sequence ATGATTGAGAACAATGACAGGAATGAGATTACCGAGCCTCAGCTCGGGCGGCGCAGTGTCTTGAAAGCGGCGGCTGGCGTCGCCGCGATTGGTCTGGCGACATCGGTGCAAGCAGCACCAGCCAGCGCTCCTCCATCAATAACGAGTGAGTGGGACAAGACGTTTCCCAAAAGCCCTAAAGTGGATCACAAAAAAGTGACCTTTAAGAATCGTTACGGTATCACTTTAGTCGGTGACCTTTACCAGCCTAAAGATACCGAGGCTAGCTTAGCAGCCATAGCCGTGAGCGGCCCCTTTGGAGCCGTGAAAGAGCAGTCTTCTGGCTTATATGCGCAAACATTGGCCGAGCGGGGATTTGTCACTCTGGCCTTTGATCCTTCTTATACTGGTGAGAGCGGTGGTGAGCCGCGCAACGTGGCGTCCCCGGACATCAATACTGAAGACTTCAGCGCAGCAGTCGATTTCCTAGGGCTACACTCCAAGGTAGATCGCGATCGGATTGGTATGCTTGGCATTTGCGGTTGGGGTGGCATGGCACTCAATGCGGCTGCTGTCGATAAGCGAGTGAAGGCTGTGGCTGCCAGCACGATGTACGATATGAGCCGGGTGATGGCCAACGGTTACAACGATAGTATGACTTTGGCTGAGCGGACTAAGCTGTTGCAGAGTCTAGGCAAACAGCGCTGGGCTGATGCCGAAGCAGGCAATCCCGCCGTGGGACCAGTTTCGCTGGAACTCGAAGGTGGCGAACCGCAATTTGTCGTGGAATATGCCGGTTACTACAAATCCAAGGAGCGGGGCTTTCACCCCAGAGCTATCAATTCGAATGGGTCCTGGACGTTAACCAACCCACTGTCGTTTATGAATATGCCGTTGCTGTCTTATATCGAGGAAATCGCACCACGACCGCTGTTGTTGATTCACGGCGAAAAGGCCCACTCTCGCTATTTTAGTGAGACAGCGTTCGCGGCGGCGATTGAGCCCAAGGAGTTGGTCATCGTGAAAGGTGCCAACCACGTTGATCTTTACGACCAACTCGAGAAAATTCCCTTTGATAAGATGACAGCGTTTTTCAAAGAAAATTTAGCTTAA
- a CDS encoding MFS transporter: protein MATSTAPANANDNHTPQGHSPVAPGEIAIGVVIGRASEHFDFFVFGIACVLAFPSVFFPFTGTLNGMLYGFAIFAMAFVARPFGTALFMNIQRRWGRSVKLTASLFLLGTATAGIAFLPGYNTLGGGAIFLLLLFRILQGVALGGSWDGLPSLLALNAPADKRNWYTMFGQLGAPIGFLLANALFLYLIVSVDSADFRDWAWRYPFFVALAINVVALFARLRLVLTEEYTLALEESELEPIGSQELLDKQGPLIFLGAFAALASYALFHIVTIFPLSWISLNASQAISGVLSIQVLGGFIGILAVMASGVIAGRFGKRPTVGLMAILIGVFALFSPLLMNGSAAMQNAFILIGFALLGVSYGQASGIVTNSLERRFRYAGAALTSDFAWLFGAAFAPLVALGLSVQFGLSAVSVYLLSGSVATLVALRIYRHLENSQGQ, encoded by the coding sequence ATGGCTACATCAACTGCGCCTGCAAATGCCAACGACAATCACACACCTCAGGGGCATTCCCCCGTGGCACCCGGAGAAATCGCGATCGGCGTTGTGATTGGTCGTGCGTCTGAACACTTCGATTTTTTTGTTTTCGGTATCGCGTGCGTCCTTGCCTTTCCGAGTGTGTTCTTTCCCTTTACAGGTACGCTGAACGGCATGCTTTACGGTTTTGCCATTTTCGCAATGGCCTTTGTGGCCCGTCCATTTGGCACAGCGCTATTCATGAACATACAGCGGCGCTGGGGACGAAGTGTAAAGCTCACCGCATCGCTTTTTTTGCTGGGCACGGCCACTGCCGGGATCGCCTTTCTACCCGGCTACAACACCCTGGGTGGCGGCGCGATATTCCTGCTTCTGCTGTTTCGCATCTTGCAGGGTGTCGCGCTGGGCGGCTCTTGGGACGGGCTCCCCTCGCTGCTGGCATTGAACGCGCCGGCGGATAAGCGCAACTGGTACACGATGTTCGGTCAATTGGGTGCGCCTATTGGTTTTCTCCTAGCCAACGCATTATTTCTCTACCTGATCGTCAGCGTGGACAGCGCTGACTTTCGGGACTGGGCCTGGCGCTATCCCTTCTTTGTCGCCTTAGCCATCAACGTGGTGGCTCTATTTGCCCGCCTGCGACTAGTGTTAACTGAGGAATACACCTTGGCGCTGGAGGAAAGTGAACTGGAGCCCATTGGCAGTCAGGAGCTACTCGACAAGCAAGGGCCATTGATATTCTTGGGCGCCTTCGCCGCACTGGCCAGTTACGCCCTGTTCCATATAGTGACCATCTTCCCGCTGTCGTGGATATCACTGAATGCCTCCCAGGCGATTAGCGGCGTGCTATCTATCCAGGTCTTGGGTGGCTTTATTGGTATCCTTGCGGTTATGGCCTCCGGCGTCATTGCCGGGCGATTTGGAAAACGGCCCACAGTCGGCCTGATGGCCATCCTTATCGGCGTGTTTGCCCTATTCTCACCACTGCTAATGAATGGCAGTGCAGCCATGCAAAACGCCTTTATACTGATCGGCTTCGCGCTGCTCGGCGTATCGTATGGGCAAGCGTCTGGCATCGTTACCAACAGCCTTGAGCGACGGTTTCGTTATGCCGGCGCGGCACTAACCTCAGATTTCGCTTGGCTATTCGGGGCGGCTTTTGCACCGCTGGTTGCATTGGGCTTATCCGTACAGTTCGGCCTATCGGCGGTCAGTGTCTATTTGCTCTCCGGATCGGTGGCAACTTTGGTGGCACTGCGTATTTACCGACACTTGGAGAATTCCCAAGGCCAGTAG
- the cyoA gene encoding ubiquinol oxidase subunit II: MSIPRALTAYPAIGVLTAMLAGCDMVVMSPSGDIARQQADLIVWSTVLMLLIVVPVIVLTLVFAWRYRASNKEANYAPDWDHSTRLELVIWAAPLAIIIALGAMTWVSTHQLDPYRPLSRIEEGKPIPQGVEPLVVEVVAMDWKWLFFYPEYDIAVVNELAAPVDRPITFKITATTMMNAFYIPALAGQIYAMGGMETKLHAVINEPGVYDGFSSNYSGHGFNGMRFKFHGMSEADFEQWRNKVGEAGSELSYSVYKELEKPSEYDPVRYYNTVMPGLYEKIFNRCVDPGTVCMKDMMHGHSNHSDHQIVPPERAGHDGHAGHQGHSGH, from the coding sequence ATGTCGATTCCAAGAGCGTTGACAGCCTACCCCGCAATCGGGGTTTTGACAGCGATGCTGGCTGGCTGTGACATGGTGGTAATGTCGCCATCTGGGGATATTGCCCGTCAGCAGGCCGATCTCATTGTATGGTCGACCGTCCTTATGCTGTTAATCGTCGTGCCGGTAATTGTGCTGACGCTGGTCTTTGCCTGGCGCTACCGCGCATCCAATAAGGAGGCCAATTATGCGCCAGATTGGGATCACTCTACCCGGCTGGAACTGGTCATCTGGGCAGCTCCCTTGGCCATTATTATCGCATTGGGTGCGATGACCTGGGTAAGCACGCACCAGCTCGACCCCTACCGCCCCCTGTCCCGGATCGAAGAAGGTAAGCCCATACCTCAAGGCGTTGAGCCTTTGGTTGTGGAGGTGGTGGCCATGGATTGGAAGTGGCTGTTCTTCTACCCGGAATATGACATCGCGGTGGTTAACGAGTTGGCGGCGCCAGTAGATCGACCCATTACCTTCAAAATTACCGCCACCACTATGATGAATGCCTTTTATATACCTGCCTTGGCCGGTCAGATTTACGCCATGGGGGGGATGGAAACCAAACTCCACGCTGTGATCAATGAACCTGGCGTCTACGACGGATTTTCATCCAACTATTCCGGCCACGGCTTTAATGGGATGCGTTTTAAGTTCCATGGCATGAGTGAAGCCGACTTTGAACAATGGCGCAACAAAGTTGGGGAAGCGGGCAGTGAGCTAAGTTACAGCGTGTACAAAGAGCTGGAAAAGCCCTCCGAATACGATCCGGTGCGCTACTACAACACTGTAATGCCGGGCCTATACGAGAAAATTTTCAACCGCTGTGTCGACCCCGGCACGGTGTGCATGAAAGACATGATGCACGGCCATAGTAATCATAGTGATCACCAGATTGTGCCGCCTGAGCGTGCTGGCCATGACGGACACGCTGGGCATCAGGGCCACAGTGGGCACTAG